In a genomic window of Candidatus Equadaptatus faecalis:
- a CDS encoding CTP synthase, producing the protein MTKYIFVTGGVVSSLGKGITAASLGTLMKSRGFKVSSIKMDPYINYDAGAMSPFQHGEVFVTWDGAETDLDLGHYERFIGEPIAAVNSCTTGKVYSAVIQRERAGGYGGGTVQVIPHITNEIQDRIVRAGEGKDIVIAEIGGTVGDIEGLPYLEAIRQLPARVGRENIVYCHVTLVPYIAASAELKTKPTQHSVNELRRIGIQPDVIVLRCQQDVDQGMKDKIGLFCSVDPKLVFEAKDADTIYRIPPTLHKQGFDVAILRKLGLPADSEPDLRDWEKFLTRYDNRKDEVTVALVGKYADIKDAYLSVNEALLHAGVANDVKVNIKPVEVEKLETCSAEEMLSGADAIFVPGGAEHKNLNGEIKTAKYAREKGIPYFGTCLGMQAMAVEFARDVLGLVNADSTEFNKNTDTPVICSVAEGSAPRIGAYKCKLIPGTKAAAVYNAESVDERHSRHYEFNNEYAEQLEKAGLKIAGRCPSANQVEILEIPEHPWMIGVQFQPEFLSRPVKPHPLFEDFIRTTVQLKKAAENKQN; encoded by the coding sequence ATGACCAAGTACATTTTTGTAACAGGCGGGGTTGTTTCCTCTCTTGGAAAGGGAATAACTGCCGCGTCGCTGGGGACTCTTATGAAGAGCCGCGGTTTTAAAGTGAGCAGCATCAAAATGGATCCGTACATCAACTACGATGCAGGCGCAATGAGTCCGTTTCAGCACGGAGAGGTTTTTGTCACGTGGGACGGGGCGGAAACTGACCTGGATCTCGGACATTACGAACGCTTCATCGGAGAGCCTATTGCCGCCGTTAACAGCTGCACGACAGGCAAGGTTTATTCCGCAGTTATACAGCGCGAGCGCGCCGGAGGCTATGGCGGAGGTACTGTTCAGGTTATTCCCCACATCACCAATGAAATTCAGGACAGAATAGTCCGCGCGGGAGAAGGAAAAGATATCGTTATAGCTGAAATAGGCGGCACGGTCGGCGACATAGAAGGACTCCCGTATCTTGAAGCGATACGTCAGCTTCCGGCAAGAGTGGGCAGGGAGAACATAGTGTACTGCCACGTAACGCTTGTGCCTTATATCGCCGCTTCGGCAGAGCTTAAGACAAAACCGACACAGCACAGCGTCAACGAGCTCAGAAGAATAGGCATTCAGCCGGACGTGATAGTTCTCCGCTGTCAGCAGGACGTTGATCAGGGTATGAAAGATAAGATAGGACTGTTCTGCAGTGTGGATCCCAAACTTGTTTTTGAGGCAAAGGATGCCGACACCATATACAGAATTCCGCCGACACTTCACAAACAGGGTTTTGACGTGGCGATTCTCAGAAAACTCGGACTTCCGGCAGACAGCGAACCTGATCTGCGCGACTGGGAAAAATTCCTTACCCGCTATGATAACAGAAAAGACGAGGTAACAGTTGCGCTGGTCGGAAAATATGCAGACATCAAGGATGCGTACCTCAGTGTTAATGAAGCACTGCTGCACGCAGGTGTTGCAAATGACGTAAAGGTCAACATTAAGCCGGTTGAGGTCGAAAAACTTGAAACCTGTTCGGCAGAAGAAATGCTCAGCGGGGCTGATGCAATTTTTGTTCCCGGCGGCGCAGAACATAAAAATCTTAATGGGGAAATAAAAACCGCGAAATACGCACGCGAAAAAGGAATTCCGTATTTTGGCACCTGCCTTGGAATGCAGGCAATGGCAGTTGAGTTTGCACGCGATGTTCTTGGTCTTGTTAATGCAGACAGCACCGAATTTAATAAAAACACGGATACCCCTGTAATATGCAGCGTAGCGGAAGGCAGCGCACCGCGTATAGGAGCTTATAAATGCAAACTGATTCCCGGAACGAAAGCTGCCGCTGTCTATAATGCTGAAAGTGTCGATGAGCGTCACAGCAGACACTATGAATTCAACAACGAATATGCGGAACAGCTTGAGAAAGCGGGACTGAAAATTGCAGGACGCTGCCCGTCAGCCAATCAGGTGGAGATTTTGGAAATTCCGGAGCACCCCTGGATGATAGGCGTTCAGTTCCAGCCTGAATTTTTGTCAAGACCTGTAAAACCGCATCCGCTTTTTGAAGATTTTATCAGAACAACTGTTCAGCTCAAAAAAGCTGCTGAAAACAAACAGAACTAA
- a CDS encoding peptidoglycan DD-metalloendopeptidase family protein, whose translation MKFNRSNRKTIVTYMAVIAFTAVFAIAYFSSYATVKRTDYISEFEMLPANLQESDSGFRLVDISDVVGSSAEKIEEEVITPLGIGKIPSLPDTDSGEIKMYNVLQNNDGPISEAEKDNLTEDIHWREYITGPDDTISSVAKEFNANPADVRKANCFSENTETVKEGTLLFIPDSDWDIEITRNYVQKIRAEAERIVMEKNKMHPLAYVIQRGDTAAKIARRFGIKAETLMSANAGKRFAAGNTLTIPTMNGIYVRAQKKDTVTSIARRYGSSAASIMRANGIKGNSLRAGIKIFVPGGRQPETYMLSSGSRSSSRFAGRILPETGGSIGHFSWPCHGRVTSSYGYRRSPFRRRRSVFHAGIDIGAPRGTPVVASASGVVSHAGWMSGYGKTVIIQHGGGVSTLYGHNSSLLVGVGRTVSRGQIIARVGSTGRSTGNHCHFEIRRGGRPTNPMRGLR comes from the coding sequence GTGAAGTTTAATCGGAGCAACAGAAAGACCATAGTAACGTATATGGCGGTTATTGCATTCACGGCGGTTTTTGCAATAGCTTATTTCAGCAGTTACGCTACTGTCAAGAGAACAGACTATATTTCCGAATTTGAAATGCTTCCTGCAAATTTGCAGGAAAGCGACAGCGGATTCAGGCTTGTGGACATCAGCGACGTTGTCGGCAGCAGCGCGGAAAAAATAGAAGAAGAAGTAATAACACCGCTCGGTATAGGAAAAATACCCAGTCTGCCCGATACAGACAGCGGCGAGATAAAAATGTACAATGTTTTGCAGAATAATGATGGTCCCATTTCAGAGGCGGAAAAGGACAATCTGACGGAAGATATTCACTGGAGAGAATACATTACAGGTCCAGATGATACAATATCCTCCGTAGCGAAGGAATTTAACGCCAATCCTGCTGACGTGAGAAAGGCGAATTGTTTTTCCGAGAATACGGAAACAGTCAAGGAAGGAACGCTGCTTTTTATCCCCGATTCTGACTGGGACATTGAAATTACGCGCAATTACGTGCAGAAAATTCGTGCTGAAGCTGAGCGCATTGTGATGGAAAAGAACAAGATGCACCCTTTGGCGTACGTTATACAGCGCGGGGATACAGCAGCCAAAATTGCCAGACGTTTCGGCATAAAAGCCGAAACCCTGATGTCGGCAAATGCCGGAAAAAGATTTGCCGCAGGCAACACGCTGACAATACCTACGATGAACGGAATTTACGTCCGTGCGCAGAAAAAAGATACGGTTACAAGCATTGCAAGGCGATACGGAAGCAGCGCGGCTTCCATCATGCGCGCGAACGGCATAAAAGGAAACAGCCTGCGTGCCGGAATAAAGATTTTTGTTCCGGGAGGCAGACAGCCTGAAACCTATATGCTTTCGTCAGGTTCACGATCAAGCTCGCGTTTCGCCGGCAGAATATTGCCGGAAACCGGCGGCAGCATCGGGCATTTCAGCTGGCCGTGCCACGGACGGGTTACAAGTTCGTACGGCTACAGAAGAAGCCCGTTCAGACGGCGCAGGTCTGTTTTCCATGCGGGCATAGACATCGGCGCTCCCCGCGGCACTCCGGTTGTCGCCTCGGCAAGCGGAGTCGTTTCCCATGCGGGCTGGATGAGCGGTTACGGTAAAACTGTAATTATTCAGCACGGAGGCGGCGTTTCCACGCTTTACGGGCACAACAGTTCGCTGCTTGTAGGCGTCGGAAGAACCGTGAGCAGAGGGCAGATAATAGCAAGAGTTGGAAGTACGGGCAGATCTACCGGCAATCACTGCCATTTTGAAATCAGGCGCGGAGGACGGCCTACGAATCCGATGCGCGGATTGAGATAA
- the rho gene encoding transcription termination factor Rho has product MLPRTKITAENTEEAAGVKKKRGRPRKADFENAADTQQKKPVQSAAETEQTAPRKRGRPPKTVEKTEGGITVSEIKPKASVAVNETADENGGAGQRVEAKQPDNVSQQHSQPEFSFSDLAKLSVAELYKLAVRFKVPEYENLRYDNLILEILRKQALSMGYGFGGGTLEIRTSENGAGFGFLRSTGLLPGSDDIYVSASQIRRLGLRNGDLVWGVVRPPREGEQFAAILRVENVSCMDPDLAKQRPVFEKLTPVFPNQKLKLETESRKIDTRIVDLFAPIGKGQRALIVSPPKAGKTTLLKHIANAITKNHPEIILMVLLIDERPEEVTDMTRSVCGEVIASTFDRPAEEHIRVASLALEKAKRLAEAGKDIVLLLDSITRLARASNLVAQPSGRTLSGGMDPAALYFPKKFFGAARNIENGGSFTIIGTTLVETGSRMDDVIYEEFKGTGNMEVQLSRKIAEQRIFPALDITKSSTRRDDLLVSEEDLQRINVLRRKIANMDEAEVLNLILERLRATVTNREFLATIRIR; this is encoded by the coding sequence ATGTTGCCAAGAACAAAAATAACAGCAGAAAACACCGAAGAGGCGGCAGGCGTTAAGAAAAAGCGCGGGCGTCCGCGCAAGGCTGATTTTGAAAATGCCGCAGACACCCAGCAGAAAAAGCCTGTTCAGTCTGCTGCCGAGACCGAACAGACGGCTCCCAGAAAGCGCGGGCGTCCGCCGAAGACAGTTGAAAAAACGGAAGGCGGCATAACTGTGTCAGAAATTAAACCGAAAGCCTCCGTGGCTGTCAATGAAACCGCTGATGAAAACGGCGGCGCAGGGCAGCGTGTTGAAGCAAAACAGCCGGATAATGTTTCGCAGCAGCATTCGCAGCCTGAATTCAGTTTCAGCGACCTTGCGAAGCTGTCTGTTGCAGAGCTGTACAAGCTTGCAGTACGTTTCAAGGTGCCTGAATACGAGAATCTGCGTTATGACAATCTGATTTTGGAAATTCTGCGCAAGCAGGCGCTGTCCATGGGCTACGGTTTCGGAGGAGGTACTCTTGAAATAAGAACTTCGGAAAACGGTGCGGGTTTTGGCTTCCTTCGTTCGACAGGGCTTCTTCCGGGCAGCGACGATATATACGTTTCAGCTTCGCAGATACGCCGTTTGGGGCTTCGCAACGGAGATTTGGTGTGGGGAGTTGTAAGACCGCCGCGCGAGGGTGAACAGTTTGCGGCTATTTTGCGTGTTGAAAACGTCAGCTGTATGGATCCGGATTTGGCAAAGCAGCGCCCGGTTTTTGAAAAACTGACGCCTGTATTCCCCAATCAGAAGCTTAAACTTGAAACGGAATCCAGAAAGATAGACACAAGAATAGTAGATCTTTTTGCCCCAATAGGCAAAGGCCAGCGCGCTTTGATAGTCTCTCCGCCGAAAGCGGGAAAAACAACTCTGCTGAAGCATATAGCAAATGCAATTACGAAAAATCATCCGGAAATTATCCTTATGGTTCTGCTCATTGACGAGCGTCCCGAAGAGGTTACGGATATGACGCGTTCTGTGTGCGGAGAGGTCATTGCGTCAACCTTTGACCGTCCGGCTGAGGAGCATATCAGGGTTGCCTCGCTTGCTTTGGAAAAAGCCAAGCGTCTTGCCGAAGCGGGCAAAGATATTGTGCTTCTGCTTGACTCAATTACGAGGCTTGCAAGAGCTTCCAACCTTGTCGCCCAGCCGTCGGGACGCACCCTTTCCGGAGGTATGGATCCGGCCGCGCTGTATTTCCCGAAGAAATTTTTCGGCGCAGCCAGAAATATTGAAAACGGCGGAAGTTTTACGATTATAGGTACGACTTTGGTTGAAACCGGCAGCCGTATGGACGACGTAATTTACGAGGAATTCAAGGGCACGGGCAACATGGAGGTTCAGCTGTCCAGAAAGATAGCCGAACAGCGCATTTTCCCTGCTTTGGATATTACAAAATCTTCAACGCGCCGTGATGATCTTCTTGTTTCGGAAGAAGATTTGCAGAGAATAAACGTGCTGAGAAGAAAAATCGCAAACATGGACGAAGCAGAGGTGCTTAATCTTATACTTGAGCGTCTGCGTGCAACTGTTACCAACAGGGAATTTTTGGCAACGATAAGGATTAGATAG
- a CDS encoding ComF family protein has protein sequence MWTASLCKNAFPCYFASAYDGYAKEFLLNLKYRNSRSLGIPMGRLMGRLFEKTGAEIILPVPLHINSSRAFNQTELLAQGISEVQNIPVSDMLFWSDDFGRQVEKKAGERKALPKSAIKCRPLFGKKVLLVDDVYTTGSTVRSAGEAVRQAGGKVAAAYFWCRSVRRKNSDEFDDIIDALSLEIG, from the coding sequence TTGTGGACGGCATCTTTGTGCAAAAATGCTTTTCCCTGCTATTTTGCGTCTGCCTATGACGGTTACGCAAAGGAATTTCTGCTTAATCTGAAATACCGCAACAGCCGTTCGCTGGGTATTCCCATGGGAAGACTTATGGGCAGGCTTTTTGAGAAAACGGGAGCGGAGATTATTCTTCCCGTGCCTCTGCATATCAACAGCAGCAGAGCTTTTAATCAGACAGAACTGCTTGCGCAGGGGATTTCCGAGGTGCAGAATATTCCTGTGTCAGACATGCTTTTCTGGTCGGATGATTTCGGCAGGCAGGTTGAAAAGAAAGCCGGAGAACGCAAGGCTCTTCCTAAGTCTGCGATCAAATGCCGTCCCCTGTTCGGCAAAAAAGTGCTGCTGGTTGACGACGTGTACACTACCGGAAGCACCGTGCGAAGCGCCGGAGAAGCTGTGCGGCAGGCGGGAGGAAAGGTTGCCGCCGCATATTTCTGGTGCAGGTCAGTGCGGAGGAAAAATTCTGATGAATTTGACGATATAATTGACGCTTTGTCTTTGGAAATCGGCTGA
- a CDS encoding DUF262 domain-containing protein, translating to MDGTSNKLVQYMKGSSRFVIPVYQRNYEWSIENCKELFDDLIKVIKNNRVSHFFGSIVSVCDESGEEFLIIDGQQRLTTVSLLFLAMYHLLSDNKIKSAKNNLKEMIYTTYLIDEYAENDNYRMKLKPVMGDEDAYKSLFDNDSDKVYSSPVIANYKYFCGRILDFVNSIDGGTVDDLFDAIKKLEIIKITLNGDDNPQLIFESLNSTGVALSESDKIRNFVLMGLDKKRQEVFYNKYWRKIEQNTGSEIDMFVRDYLSVKQGATPKFSAIYKEFKNFTADNTMSLEEQLADMLFYSKLYQKLLTSEVGDSLLNMCLYRLNRLETTVARPFFLEILRMHEQNEVEMTTENLKEIFNVIETYYYRRTACHVPTNALNKIFLTLHKDVVRCNGTTDNYVDKVKYVLLSKREGGRCPNDIEFLEAFETNQVYTGAQKAKNYLLERLENFGTRETKDVYKKLDDGEYTIEHIMPQKITPEWQKELGEGWQRVYDTWLHRIANLTLTAYNSKYSNKLYKVKKTVENGFAESGLRMNQKIVSIAKNDVWGLKELESRNIELKQQALKIWPMPVTSFKPTEIELEHCALDTSSNLTGRELSKFSFMDEMHEGSGMNWISMYKTVLKELYFLDSSILTRIASANSQEFGAWISVDKSKFREPEEIETGIFIEKNISTTRKVTMLNDVFSVYGIQPSELVFYFKDKKDTDV from the coding sequence ATGGATGGTACATCAAACAAGCTTGTGCAATATATGAAAGGTTCAAGTCGTTTTGTAATTCCTGTATACCAACGTAACTATGAGTGGAGTATTGAAAACTGTAAAGAATTATTCGATGATTTAATAAAGGTTATTAAAAATAATCGCGTCTCGCATTTCTTTGGTAGCATAGTGTCTGTATGTGATGAATCAGGTGAAGAATTTTTAATCATTGACGGGCAACAACGCTTAACTACCGTGTCGTTACTCTTTCTTGCTATGTATCATTTACTTAGCGACAACAAAATAAAATCAGCCAAAAATAATCTAAAAGAAATGATATATACAACGTATCTTATTGATGAATATGCTGAAAATGACAACTATCGTATGAAATTAAAGCCCGTAATGGGAGACGAAGATGCATATAAATCGCTTTTTGATAACGATAGTGATAAAGTTTATAGTTCACCTGTTATTGCTAACTATAAATATTTTTGTGGTAGAATACTCGACTTTGTGAATTCAATTGATGGGGGTACAGTTGATGATTTGTTTGATGCGATAAAAAAATTAGAGATTATAAAAATAACCCTAAATGGTGATGACAATCCGCAACTGATATTTGAGAGCCTTAACTCGACGGGTGTTGCGTTAAGTGAAAGTGACAAAATTCGCAATTTTGTGCTTATGGGATTGGATAAAAAGAGACAAGAAGTTTTTTATAACAAATACTGGCGAAAGATAGAGCAAAATACAGGCTCTGAAATAGATATGTTTGTGCGTGACTATCTTAGTGTAAAACAAGGTGCAACTCCGAAATTTAGTGCAATATACAAAGAATTTAAGAATTTTACAGCTGATAATACAATGTCGCTTGAAGAACAACTTGCAGATATGCTCTTTTACTCTAAATTGTATCAAAAGTTATTGACTAGCGAAGTTGGGGACTCACTACTTAATATGTGCCTGTATCGACTTAATCGCTTGGAAACGACGGTTGCTAGACCATTTTTCTTGGAAATACTACGTATGCATGAACAAAATGAAGTTGAAATGACAACGGAGAATCTCAAAGAGATTTTTAATGTTATTGAAACATACTATTATCGTAGAACTGCGTGTCATGTGCCAACTAATGCTCTAAACAAAATCTTCTTAACACTACATAAAGATGTGGTGCGTTGCAATGGCACAACTGATAATTATGTGGATAAGGTTAAGTATGTTTTGTTGTCAAAACGTGAAGGTGGACGTTGTCCAAATGACATAGAATTCCTCGAAGCATTTGAAACCAATCAAGTATATACTGGGGCACAAAAAGCGAAGAACTATTTGTTGGAACGTCTAGAAAATTTTGGTACTAGGGAAACAAAAGACGTATACAAAAAACTTGATGATGGCGAGTACACCATAGAGCATATAATGCCTCAGAAAATTACACCTGAGTGGCAGAAGGAATTGGGTGAGGGGTGGCAAAGGGTCTATGATACGTGGTTACATAGAATTGCAAATCTAACATTGACTGCCTATAATAGCAAATATAGCAACAAGTTATATAAAGTCAAAAAGACTGTAGAGAATGGTTTTGCTGAAAGTGGGCTTAGAATGAACCAAAAAATTGTTTCAATTGCTAAAAATGATGTATGGGGATTGAAAGAATTAGAGAGTAGAAACATAGAATTAAAACAGCAAGCATTAAAAATATGGCCTATGCCCGTAACATCGTTTAAACCAACTGAAATTGAACTTGAACATTGTGCACTTGATACTTCTAGTAATTTGACGGGAAGAGAATTGTCAAAATTTAGTTTTATGGATGAAATGCATGAGGGTTCAGGCATGAACTGGATTAGCATGTATAAAACTGTGCTTAAGGAACTTTATTTTCTAGATAGTTCAATATTAACGAGAATTGCAAGTGCAAACAGTCAGGAATTTGGTGCGTGGATCAGCGTTGACAAAAGCAAATTTAGGGAACCTGAAGAAATAGAGACAGGTATCTTTATCGAAAAGAATATTTCTACCACTAGAAAAGTTACAATGCTAAACGATGTTTTTTCTGTATATGGAATACAACCATCGGAACTTGTGTTTTACTTTAAAGACAAGAAAGATACGGATGTGTAA
- a CDS encoding O-acetyl-ADP-ribose deacetylase has translation MSFTVKRQDITKLKVDAIVNAANKTLLGGGGVDGAIHRAAGRGLLEECRTLGGCETGEAKATKGYDLPAKYVIHTVGPIYRDGKHGEAQLLAACYKNSLAAAEKLGCKSVAFPLISAGVYGYPKEEAIRIAASEIKAFLLTPYGQECEVCLCLFDEEAVSIAERINAGE, from the coding sequence GTGTCTTTTACCGTAAAACGTCAGGATATAACGAAGCTGAAAGTTGACGCAATCGTCAACGCCGCGAACAAAACGCTTCTCGGAGGTGGGGGCGTTGACGGGGCAATACACCGTGCGGCGGGGCGCGGACTGCTTGAAGAATGCCGCACGCTCGGCGGCTGCGAAACAGGGGAAGCGAAAGCCACAAAAGGCTACGACCTTCCTGCAAAATACGTAATACACACGGTAGGTCCCATATATCGCGACGGAAAACACGGCGAAGCGCAGCTGCTTGCCGCCTGCTACAAAAATTCGCTTGCGGCGGCGGAAAAACTTGGCTGCAAATCTGTCGCCTTTCCGCTGATTTCAGCCGGCGTGTACGGTTATCCGAAAGAAGAAGCAATCAGAATCGCGGCTTCTGAAATAAAAGCATTTCTTTTGACGCCGTACGGACAAGAGTGCGAAGTGTGCCTCTGCCTCTTTGACGAAGAAGCTGTGAGCATTGCAGAAAGAATAAACGCAGGGGAATAA
- a CDS encoding pyridoxamine kinase: MTYRRILTIQDISCVGQCSLTVALPILSACGLETAILPSAVLSTHTAGFSGYTFRDLTDDIPAIAKHWEKEKITFDAIYTGYLGSTKQIDYVKAIIAGLLRQGGASFVDPAMADNGKLYPAFDENYVEAMKELCFAADYCLPNITEACFLTGIEYREQYDEKYISELLGAMKENGAENVILTGVGYAPDKTGVIVLENGKTDYYEHKKISKGCHGTGDVYASAFVGLFMNGRNACEAARLAADFTVACIENTQDDPQHWYGVKFEPLLHLLGSK; this comes from the coding sequence ATGACTTACAGACGAATACTCACAATACAGGACATATCCTGCGTGGGACAGTGCTCCCTCACGGTTGCGCTGCCGATACTTTCAGCCTGCGGGCTTGAAACGGCGATACTGCCGTCCGCGGTGCTTTCCACCCACACGGCAGGCTTCAGCGGCTATACGTTTCGTGATTTGACAGACGACATTCCTGCGATTGCCAAACACTGGGAAAAAGAAAAAATTACATTTGATGCAATCTATACTGGCTATCTCGGCAGCACAAAGCAGATTGACTACGTAAAAGCAATAATTGCCGGACTGCTCAGGCAGGGCGGGGCAAGCTTTGTTGACCCTGCAATGGCTGACAACGGAAAACTCTATCCCGCATTTGACGAAAACTACGTTGAAGCAATGAAAGAGCTGTGCTTTGCCGCGGACTACTGCCTGCCGAACATAACAGAAGCGTGTTTCCTTACAGGAATTGAATACCGCGAACAGTACGATGAAAAATATATATCGGAACTGCTCGGAGCAATGAAAGAAAACGGCGCCGAAAACGTGATACTGACAGGCGTTGGCTATGCGCCTGACAAAACAGGAGTTATTGTTCTTGAAAACGGAAAAACGGACTATTACGAGCACAAGAAAATATCCAAAGGCTGCCACGGAACGGGAGACGTGTACGCGTCAGCCTTTGTGGGGCTTTTTATGAACGGCAGAAACGCCTGTGAAGCGGCAAGGCTTGCCGCGGATTTTACGGTTGCCTGCATAGAAAACACCCAGGACGACCCGCAGCACTGGTACGGCGTGAAATTTGAACCGCTGCTTCATCTGCTTGGTTCAAAATAA
- the metK gene encoding methionine adenosyltransferase, with translation MSKERYLISSESVTEGHPDKLADQISDAVLDAILTDDPMGRVACETLVSTGFVQVAGEITTKCYVDIPAIARKTIREIGYTRAKYGFDAETCAILTAIDEQSPDIAQGVNNAQEFAGDEFDRVGAGDQGFMVGYACDETEELMPLPISLAHRLARRLALVRKNKTLNYLRPDGKSQVTIEYIGGKAASVDTVVISTQHHEMTPLEQIRADIIEHVIKPVIPEEYVEKEPKIFVNPTGKFVIGGPQGDCGLTGRKIIVDTYGGAVPHGGGAFSGKDPTKVDRSGAYMARYAAKNVVASGIASKCQLQVAYAIGVARPVSVYINTFGTGKVSDEKINDLVREYFDFRPAAIISNLELRKPQYRRLAAYGHMGRTDLLPLPKWEETDKAEQLAKAAEKLA, from the coding sequence ATGAGCAAAGAAAGGTATCTCATTTCGTCTGAATCAGTGACGGAAGGACATCCGGACAAACTCGCAGATCAGATATCCGACGCAGTTCTTGACGCTATTTTAACGGACGATCCGATGGGAAGAGTTGCATGCGAAACTCTTGTCAGTACGGGGTTCGTTCAGGTGGCGGGAGAAATCACTACAAAATGCTACGTCGACATACCTGCAATAGCGAGGAAAACGATAAGGGAAATCGGCTATACCCGCGCAAAATACGGGTTTGACGCCGAGACCTGCGCCATACTTACGGCAATTGACGAACAGTCGCCTGATATCGCGCAGGGGGTCAACAATGCACAGGAATTTGCAGGAGACGAATTTGACAGGGTTGGAGCGGGTGATCAGGGCTTTATGGTCGGCTATGCCTGCGATGAAACAGAAGAACTTATGCCGCTTCCGATTTCGCTTGCGCACAGGCTTGCGAGGCGTCTTGCGCTTGTAAGGAAAAACAAAACGCTGAACTATCTCCGTCCGGACGGAAAAAGTCAGGTTACGATAGAATATATCGGCGGAAAAGCCGCCAGCGTGGACACTGTTGTCATAAGCACGCAGCATCACGAAATGACGCCGCTTGAACAGATTCGCGCAGACATAATTGAGCACGTTATTAAGCCTGTAATACCTGAGGAATACGTTGAAAAAGAACCCAAAATCTTTGTTAATCCGACAGGCAAATTCGTAATCGGAGGGCCTCAGGGCGACTGCGGACTAACAGGAAGAAAAATAATCGTTGACACCTACGGCGGGGCAGTCCCTCACGGCGGCGGCGCATTCTCGGGCAAAGACCCGACAAAGGTTGACCGCTCGGGCGCGTACATGGCGCGTTATGCCGCGAAAAACGTTGTCGCGTCGGGCATTGCTTCAAAATGCCAGCTGCAGGTTGCCTACGCAATAGGCGTTGCACGTCCGGTTTCAGTCTATATCAACACGTTCGGGACAGGCAAAGTTTCAGACGAAAAGATAAACGACCTTGTACGCGAATATTTTGATTTCAGACCGGCCGCGATAATCAGCAATCTTGAACTCAGAAAACCGCAGTACAGAAGACTTGCCGCCTACGGGCACATGGGAAGGACAGACCTGTTGCCTCTGCCCAAATGGGAAGAAACGGACAAGGCGGAGCAGCTCGCCAAAGCCGCAGAAAAACTTGCGTAA
- a CDS encoding alcohol dehydrogenase — translation MYIVACHKCGEIKVISSIANENGVTRAYWCCPVCGTGQSVEIVESGTVRCGSLRDIVAGLGFASRSNWNEMPVPLKKSFPSIDD, via the coding sequence ATGTACATTGTTGCCTGCCACAAATGCGGCGAAATAAAGGTTATAAGCAGTATTGCAAACGAAAACGGGGTTACCAGAGCATACTGGTGCTGCCCTGTCTGCGGTACGGGGCAGTCCGTAGAGATAGTTGAGAGCGGAACCGTGCGCTGCGGAAGTCTGAGGGACATAGTTGCAGGGCTTGGCTTTGCGTCGCGCAGCAATTGGAACGAAATGCCGGTGCCGCTTAAAAAGAGTTTTCCCTCAATAGACGATTAA